A DNA window from Camelina sativa cultivar DH55 chromosome 17, Cs, whole genome shotgun sequence contains the following coding sequences:
- the LOC104754461 gene encoding C2 and GRAM domain-containing protein At1g03370-like isoform X1 → MKLQVRVVEARNLPAMDLNGFSDPYVRLQLGKQRSRTKVVKKNLNPKWSDDFSFGVDDLNDELVVSVLDEDKYFNDDFVGQVRVPVSLVFDAENQSLGTVWYPLHPKKKSSKKDCGEILLKICFSQKNSALDLSSHGGDQASVASRSPDLRLESSLDPSTCASPSRSDDASSSKDDKCNPQTTFAGRITQIFQKNANAATPTQSVCKSIDASDTSETSKSVFALDLSEDESSSVSFEELMKVMESKDQGSEPPCNLPGGILVDQLFMITPFDLNVLLFSSDSSFYTSLSELQGTTEVQVGPWKAENEGESVKRVVSYLKAPTKLIKAVKGTEEQTYLKADGEVYAVLASVATPDVPFGSTFKVEVLYCISPGPELPSGEQCSRLVISWRLNFLQSTMMKGMIENGARQGLKDSFDQYANLLAQSVKPVDSKDIGVNKEQALSSLQAEPQSDWKLAVQYFANFTVFSTFLIGIYVFVHIVLAIPSAIQGLEFNGLDLPDSIGELVVSGVLVLQCERVLQLISRFMQARKQKGSDHGIKAHGDGWLLTVALIEGVDLASVDPSGHCDPYIVFTSNGKTRTSSIKFQKSNPQWNEIFEFDAMADPPSVLNVEVFDFDGPFDEAVSLGHAEINFVRSNISDLADVWVTLQGKLAQACQSKLHLRIFLDHTGGGDVVRDYLNKMEKEVGKKINVRSPQTNSAFQKLFGLPQEEFLINDFTCHLKRKMPLQGRLFLSARIVGFYASLFGNKTKFFFLWEDIEEIQVLPPTLASMGSPIIVMTLRPGRGKEARIGAKTHDEEDRLKFHFHSFVSFNVAQKTIMALWKAKSLTPEQKVQAVEEESEQKLQSEESGLFLGIDDVRFTEVFSLTLPVPVSFFMELFEGGEMDRKAMDRAGCQSYSCSPWESEKADVYERQTYYRDKRISRYRGEVTSTQQKSLVPDKNGWLVEEVMTLHGVPLGDYFNLHLRYQMEESAPKPKTTTYVRVYFGIEWLKSTRHQKRVTKNILVNLQDRLKMTFGFLEKEYNSRQQQQQVTT, encoded by the exons ATGAAGCTTCAGGTGCGAGTCGTGGAAGCGAGGAATCTACCGGCGATGGATCTCAATGGGTTTAGCGACCCTTACGTTAGATTGCAGCTGGGAAAACAGAGGTCACGTACCAAAgtagtgaagaagaacttgaacCCCAAATGGTCTGACGATTTCAGTTTCGGCGTCGACGATTTGAATGACGAACTCGTCGTCTCTGTTCTTGATGAGGATAAATACTTCAATGATGACTTCGTTGGCCAAGTTCGAGTTCCCGTTTCTCTCGTCTTCGATGCTGAGAATCAATCTCTTGGCACTGTTTGGTATCCTCTTCATCCTAAGAAGAAATCTTCCAAAAAGGATTGTG GTGAGATACTTTTGAAGATATGTTTCAGTCAGAAGAACTCGGCTCTTGATTTGAGTTCTCATGGTGGGGATCAAGCCTCTGTTGCTTCCAGGAGTCCTGACTTGAGACTAGAATCTTCTCTTGATCCTTCCACTTGTGCTTCTCCTTCTAGATCAGATGATGCTTCCTCTTCCAAGGACGATAAATGTAACCCTCAGACTACCTTCGCTGGTCGAATCACTCAGATTTTTCAGAAGAATGCTAATGCCGCCACACCTACGCAGTCGGTTTGTAAGAGCATTGACGCTTCTGACACATCTGAGACCTCTAAATCAGTCTTTGCCCTTGACCTGTCTGAAGATGAGTCATCTTCTGTTTCCTTTGAGGAACTTATGAAGGTTATGGAGTCTAAAGATCAGGGAAGTGAACCTCCTTGTAATCTACCTGGTGGGATCCTTGTTGACCAGTTGTTTATGATTACCCCATTTGATCTTAACGTTCTGCTTTTCTCGTCGGATTCGAGTTTCTACACATCGCTGTCTGAGTTGCAAGGGACCACGGAAGTTCAGGTAGGACCATGGAAAGCAGAAAATGAAGGCGAGAGCGTTAAGCGGGTTGTTAGTTACCTCAAGGCTCCAACCAAGCTTATTAAAGCTGTCAAAGGCACAGAGGAGCAGACATATCTCAAAGCGGACGGAGAGGTTTACGCAGTTTTAGCAAGTGTTGCCACTCCAGATGTCCCTTTCGGAAGTACCTTCAAGGTTGAAGTGCTTTACTGCATCTCTCCTGGTCCTGAGCTGCCATCTGGGGAGCAGTGTTCCCGTTTGGTTATTTCTTGGAGATTGAATTTTCTTCAGAGCACAATGATGAAAGGTATGATAGAGAATGGAGCCCGACAAGGTCTGAAAGACAGCTTCGATCAGTATGCCAATTTGTTGGCTCAAAGTGTAAAGCCTGTAGATTCCAAGGATATTGGGGTGAACAAGGAGCAAGCTCTCTCTTCCTTGCAAGCTGAGCCTCAGTCAGACTGGAAATTGGCAGTACAATATTTTGCCAATTTCACTGTCTTCTCCACTTTCTTGATTGGTATTTATGTATTTGTCCATATTGTGTTAGCCATACCTAGTGCAATCCAAGGGCTTGAGTTTAATGGCCTTGATTTACCGGATTCAATTGGGGAATTAGTTGTTAGTGGTGTTCTAGTTCTTCAGTGCGAAAGAGTATTGCAATTGATTTCCCGTTTCATGCAGGCAAGAAAACAGAAAG GCAGTGACCATGGCATCAAAGCGCATGGAGATGGTTGGTTGCTAACTGTTGCTCTAATTGAGGGGGTTGATCTAGCATCTGTAGATCCAAGCGGGCATTGTGATCCGTATATAGTATTTACTTCCAATGGGAAGACAAGAACCAGCTCCATCAAGTTCCAGAAGTCTAATCCTCAGTGGAATG AAATATTTGAATTCGATGCGATGGCTGATCCTCCTTCTGTACTGaatgttgaagtttttgatttcgATGGACCATTTGATGAGGCTGTTTCATTGGGGCATGCCGAGATCAACTTTGTGAGATCTAATATATCTGATCTAGCGGATGTTTGGGTTACTCTTCAAGGGAAGCTGGCTCAGGCTTGTCAATCCAAGCTGCACTTGAGGATTTTCTTGGATCATACAGGAGGTGGAGATGTTGTTAGAGACTATTTAAATAAGATGGAGAAAGAGGTGGGCAAGAAG ATTAATGTGCGGTCTCCTCAAACAAATTCAGCCTTTCAGAAGCTCTTTGGTCTCCCACAAGAAGAATTTTTAATCAATGACTTTACATGTCACTTAAAGCGGAAAATGCCTTTGCAG GGTCGTCTTTTCCTCTCTGCAAGAATTGTTGGCTTTTATGCAAGCCTTTTtggtaacaaaacaaaattctttttcCTGTGGGAAGATATAGAGGAAATTCAAGTGCTTCCTCCCACTCTTGCCTCAATGGGGAGTCCTATTATCGTCATGACTCTTAGACCAGGTAGAGGTAAGGAAGCACGGATAGGCGCAAAGACACATGATGAAGAAGACAGACTTAAGTTCCATTTCCACTCATTTGTGTCTTTCAATGTTGCACAAAA gaCAATAATGGCTCTGTGGAAAGCAAAATCCTTGACTCCAGAGCAGAAAGTGCAAGCTGTTGAAGAGGAATCAGAGCAGAAACTCCAAAGTGAAGAGAGTGGTTTGTTCTTGGGTATTGATGACGTGCGATTCACTGAGGTCTTCTCTTTGACTCTCCCAGTTCCG GTAAGTTTCTTTATGGAGTTGTTTGAAGGGGGTGAAATGGATCGTAAGGCAATGGACAGAGCAGGTTGCCAGAGCTATTCATGCAGCCCGTGGGAGTCAGAGAAGGCTGATGTGTACGAGAG GCAGACATACTACAGGGATAAGAGGATATCACGTTATAGAGGAGAGGTAACAAGCACACAGCAAAAGTCGCTGGTGCCAGATAAGAATGGGTGGCTGGTGGAAGAGGTGATGACCCTGCATGGAGTACCACTGGGTGACTATTTTAATCTCCATCTTAGATACCAGATGGAAGAATCGGCGCCAAAACCAAAGACGACAACATATGTGCGAGTATACTTTGGGATAGAATGGCTAAAGAGCACTAGACATCAGAAAAGGGTGACAAAGAACATCCTAGTAAATCTGCAGGATAGGCTGAAGATGACGTTTGGATTCCTGGAGAAGGAATACAATAGCAGacaacagcagcagcaagtAACAACATAA
- the LOC104754463 gene encoding autophagy-related protein 18g-like: MMKKGKGKNSGLLPNSFKIISSCLKTVSANASNVASSVRSAGASVAASISSSEDDKDQVTWAGFGILELGQHVIRHVLLLGYQNGFQVFDVEDASNFNELVSRRGGPVSFLQMQPLPARSGDHEGFGNSHPLLLVVAGDDTNGIGLGQNGSSARDGKSDSKAGDAINYPTTVRFYSLRSHSYVYVLRFRSSVCMIRCSSRVVAVGLANQIYCFDALTLENKFSVLTYPVPQPVRQGTTRVNVGYGPMAVGPRWLAYASKSSMSMKTGRLSPQNFTSSPSLSPSSSSGGSSFMARYAMESSKQLANGLINLGDMGYKTVSKYCQDMLPDGSTSPASPNSIWKVGGVSGSDAENAGMVAVKDLVSGAVLSQFKAHTSPISALCFDPSGTLLVTASVCGNNINVFQIMPSRSHSALGDLSYEWESSHVHLYKLHRGITSAIVQDICFSQHSQWVAIISSKGTCHIFVLNPSGSDAMFQPCEGEEPARLPASSLPWWFTQSLSNNQQSLPPPPAVTLSVVSRIKYSSFGWLNTVSNAATTAGGKVFVPSGAVAAVFHKSINHDLQQNSRANSLEHILVYTPSGHVVQHELLPSVYTESPENGSRVQRTSHVQVQEDDLRVKVEPIQWWDVCRRSDWLETEERLPKNIAENQYNLETMSNNLTNHEDACLSVNINSHCGEDNYLKSCSENPPERSHCYLSNFEVKVTSGMLPVWQNSKISFHVMDSPRDSSPTGGEFEIEKVPAHELEIKQKKLLPVFDHFHSTKASLEDRFSMKCYHISASGSHQVNGKICQDIINCHSKPGSVESAGSSEEGSSKQSGNLHDSDHMTTSFKSSLPTVNGIYNEIEKNSTNGWIEKSVTTKHRTLGETRITNGFTTPPIRTDITVNEEMLATGQPPMGFGFSLREEHCKAIADPEEEHLKKKTPEKEVTNGHHLIVNNNTDKLQEDEVVYGMNSLCR; the protein is encoded by the exons atgaTGAAGAAGGGGAAAGGGAAGAACAGTGGTTTGTTACCCAATTCCTTTAAAATTATCTCTTCTTGCCTCAAAACTGTATCCGCCAACGCCTCCAACGTTGCTTCTTCTGTTCGTTCCGCCGGTGCCTCCGTCGCTGCTTCTATTTCCTCTTCTGAAGACGATAAAGATCAG GTGACTTGGGCTGGCTTTGGCATTCTTGAACTGGGTCAACATGTCATCAGACATGTTCTCTTACTCGGTTATCAGAATGGCTTTCAAGTCTTTGATGTTGAGGATGCCTCTAATTTTAATGAACTCGTCTCTCGACGAGGTGGTCCTGTTTCGTTCTTACAGATGCAGCCCTTACCTGCAAGGTCTGGTGATCATGAGGGTTTTGGGAACTCACATCCACTTTTACTTGTTGTTGCTGGAGATGACACAAATGGTATTGGTTTGGGTCAGAATGGTTCATCAGCAAGAGATGGTAAATCAGACTCTAAAGCCGGGGATGCCATCAATTATCCAACCACTGTTCGCTTTTACTCCCTTAGGTCCCACAGTTATGTGTATGTCCTGAGATTTCGCTCATCTGTTTGCATGATTAGGTGCAGCTCCCGAGTAGTCGCTGTTGGCCTTGCCAATCAA ATATATTGCTTTGACGCACTTACTCTGGAAAATAAGTTCAGTGTTCTCACCTATCCTGTTCCTCAGCCAGTGAGACAAGGGACAACCAGGGTGAATGTTGGCTATGGTCCGATGGCTGTAGGTCCAAGGTGGCTTGCATATGCTTCCAAAAGTTCCATGTCCATGAAAACAGGGCGCCTAAGCCCACAGAATTTTACTTCTTCACCTAGTCTCAGCCCAAGTTCATCATCAGGTGGAAGTAGTTTCATGGCCCGTTATGCCATGGAGTCTAGCAAGCAGTTAGCCAATGGATTAATCAACCTGGGCGACATGGGATACAAAACAGTGTCAAAATACTGCCAAGATATGCTCCCTGATGGATCTACTTCTCCAGCATCACCAAATTCAATCTGGAAAGTTGGTGGAGTCTCTGGATCAGATGCAGAAAATGCTGGCATG GTTGCTGTTAAAGATCTTGTTTCCGGAGCTGTACTATCACAGTTCAAGGCTCATACGAGTCCTATCTCAGCACTTTGTTTTGATCCTAGTGGAACTTTATTGGTTACTGCATCAGTGTGTGGGAACAATATCAATGTCTTTCAGATCATGCCATCTCGTTCACATAGTGCACTTGGTGACCTAAGTTATGAGTGGGAATCTTCTCATGTGCATCTCTACAAGCTGCATAGAGGGATCACTTCTGCT ATCGTCCAGGACATTTGCTTTAGTCAGCACAGTCAATGGGTGGCTATTATTTCATCCAAGGGTACTtgccatatttttgttttaaacccgTCTGGCAGCGACGCAATGTTTCAACCTTGCGAGGGTGAGGAGCCTGCCCGACTTCCAGCTTCATCCTTGCCATGGTGGTTCACTCAATCGTTGTCAAATAATCAGCAGTCTTTACCGCCACCACCGGCTGTTACCCTTTCTGTTGTAAGCAGAATCAAGTATAGCAGTTTTGGGTGGCTTAACACAGTAAGCAATGCTGCTACCACTGCAGGTGGAAAAGTTTTTGTACCGTCGGGTGCTGTGGCTGCTGTTTTTCATAAATCCATCAATCATGACCTTCAACAGAACTCCCGGGCTAACTCATTGGAGCATATCTTAGTCTATACTCCATCAGGCCATGTGGTGCAGCATGAACTTCTACCATCTGTTTACACAGAATCGCCTGAAAATGGTTCGAGAGTGCAAAGAACATCACATGTTCAAGTTCAggaggatgacttgagggtcaAAGTTGAACCTATTCAGTGGTGGGATGTATGTAGAAGGTCTGACTGGCTGGAGACAGAGGAACGACTTCCCAAAAATATTGCTGAAAACCAATATAATTTGGAGACAATGTCAAATAACCTGACAAACCATGAGGATGCATGTCTTTCCGTCAACATCAACAGCCATTGTGGTGAAGATAACTATTTGAAAAGTTGTTCTGAGAATCCCCCTGAAAGATCACATTGCTATCTTTCTAACTTTGAGGTAAAGGTTACCTCAGGGATGCTACCAGTGTGGCAAAATTCAAAg ATTTCTTTTCATGTTATGGATTCTCCAAGAGATAGTAGTCCCACTGGTGGAGAGTTTGAGATAGAAAAGGTTCCAGCCCAtgaacttgaaataaaacagaaaaagctGCTGCCAGTTTTTGACCATTTCCACAGCACCAAAGCATCATTGGAAGACAG GTTTTCTATGAAATGTTATCACATCTCCGCATCGGGATCTCATCAAGTTAACGGAAAAATATGTCAAGATATTATCAACTGTCACTCTAAGCCTGGATCAGTTGAGTCCGCCGGAAGCTCTGAAGAGg GTTCATCAAAACAGTCGGGGAATCTCCATGATTCGGATCACATGACCACCTCATTCAAGTCTTCTTTACCAACAGTAAATGGGATCTACAATGAAATAGAGAAGAACAGCACAAATGGGTGGATTGAGAAATCTGTAACAACCAAACACCGTACACTCGGCGAAACCCGGATCACAAATGGTTTTACCACACCACCTATTCGCACCGATATTACTGTCAATGAAGAGATGCTTGCTACAGGACAACCTCCTATGGGCTTTGGTTTTTCTTTGCGTGAGGAGCACTGTAAAGCAATAGCAGATCCTGAAGAAGAACACCTGAAAAAGAA AACACCTGAAAAAGAAGTTACTAATGGTCATCATCTAATtgtcaacaacaacacagaTAAACTACAAGAAGATGAAGTGGTATATGGTATGAATTCCTTGTGTAGGTGA
- the LOC104754461 gene encoding C2 and GRAM domain-containing protein At1g03370-like isoform X2, whose protein sequence is MKLQVRVVEARNLPAMDLNGFSDPYVRLQLGKQRSRTKVVKKNLNPKWSDDFSFGVDDLNDELVVSVLDEDKYFNDDFVGQVRVPVSLVFDAENQSLGTVWYPLHPKKKSSKKDCGEILLKICFSQKNSALDLSSHGGDQASVASRSPDLRLESSLDPSTCASPSRSDDASSSKDDKCNPQTTFAGRITQIFQKNANAATPTQSVCKSIDASDTSETSKSVFALDLSEDESSSVSFEELMKVMESKDQGSEPPCNLPGGILVDQLFMITPFDLNVLLFSSDSSFYTSLSELQGTTEVQVGPWKAENEGESVKRVVSYLKAPTKLIKAVKGTEEQTYLKADGEVYAVLASVATPDVPFGSTFKVEVLYCISPGPELPSGEQCSRLVISWRLNFLQSTMMKGMIENGARQGLKDSFDQYANLLAQSVKPVDSKDIGVNKEQALSSLQAEPQSDWKLAVQYFANFTVFSTFLIGIYVFVHIVLAIPSAIQGLEFNGLDLPDSIGELVVSGVLVLQCERVLQLISRFMQARKQKGSDHGIKAHGDGWLLTVALIEGVDLASVDPSGHCDPYIVFTSNGKTRTSSIKFQKSNPQWNEIFEFDAMADPPSVLNVEVFDFDGPFDEAVSLGHAEINFVRSNISDLADVWVTLQGKLAQACQSKLHLRIFLDHTGGGDVVRDYLNKMEKEVGKKINVRSPQTNSAFQKLFGLPQEEFLINDFTCHLKRKMPLQGRLFLSARIVGFYASLFGNKTKFFFLWEDIEEIQVLPPTLASMGSPIIVMTLRPGRGKEARIGAKTHDEEDRLKFHFHSFVSFNVAQK, encoded by the exons ATGAAGCTTCAGGTGCGAGTCGTGGAAGCGAGGAATCTACCGGCGATGGATCTCAATGGGTTTAGCGACCCTTACGTTAGATTGCAGCTGGGAAAACAGAGGTCACGTACCAAAgtagtgaagaagaacttgaacCCCAAATGGTCTGACGATTTCAGTTTCGGCGTCGACGATTTGAATGACGAACTCGTCGTCTCTGTTCTTGATGAGGATAAATACTTCAATGATGACTTCGTTGGCCAAGTTCGAGTTCCCGTTTCTCTCGTCTTCGATGCTGAGAATCAATCTCTTGGCACTGTTTGGTATCCTCTTCATCCTAAGAAGAAATCTTCCAAAAAGGATTGTG GTGAGATACTTTTGAAGATATGTTTCAGTCAGAAGAACTCGGCTCTTGATTTGAGTTCTCATGGTGGGGATCAAGCCTCTGTTGCTTCCAGGAGTCCTGACTTGAGACTAGAATCTTCTCTTGATCCTTCCACTTGTGCTTCTCCTTCTAGATCAGATGATGCTTCCTCTTCCAAGGACGATAAATGTAACCCTCAGACTACCTTCGCTGGTCGAATCACTCAGATTTTTCAGAAGAATGCTAATGCCGCCACACCTACGCAGTCGGTTTGTAAGAGCATTGACGCTTCTGACACATCTGAGACCTCTAAATCAGTCTTTGCCCTTGACCTGTCTGAAGATGAGTCATCTTCTGTTTCCTTTGAGGAACTTATGAAGGTTATGGAGTCTAAAGATCAGGGAAGTGAACCTCCTTGTAATCTACCTGGTGGGATCCTTGTTGACCAGTTGTTTATGATTACCCCATTTGATCTTAACGTTCTGCTTTTCTCGTCGGATTCGAGTTTCTACACATCGCTGTCTGAGTTGCAAGGGACCACGGAAGTTCAGGTAGGACCATGGAAAGCAGAAAATGAAGGCGAGAGCGTTAAGCGGGTTGTTAGTTACCTCAAGGCTCCAACCAAGCTTATTAAAGCTGTCAAAGGCACAGAGGAGCAGACATATCTCAAAGCGGACGGAGAGGTTTACGCAGTTTTAGCAAGTGTTGCCACTCCAGATGTCCCTTTCGGAAGTACCTTCAAGGTTGAAGTGCTTTACTGCATCTCTCCTGGTCCTGAGCTGCCATCTGGGGAGCAGTGTTCCCGTTTGGTTATTTCTTGGAGATTGAATTTTCTTCAGAGCACAATGATGAAAGGTATGATAGAGAATGGAGCCCGACAAGGTCTGAAAGACAGCTTCGATCAGTATGCCAATTTGTTGGCTCAAAGTGTAAAGCCTGTAGATTCCAAGGATATTGGGGTGAACAAGGAGCAAGCTCTCTCTTCCTTGCAAGCTGAGCCTCAGTCAGACTGGAAATTGGCAGTACAATATTTTGCCAATTTCACTGTCTTCTCCACTTTCTTGATTGGTATTTATGTATTTGTCCATATTGTGTTAGCCATACCTAGTGCAATCCAAGGGCTTGAGTTTAATGGCCTTGATTTACCGGATTCAATTGGGGAATTAGTTGTTAGTGGTGTTCTAGTTCTTCAGTGCGAAAGAGTATTGCAATTGATTTCCCGTTTCATGCAGGCAAGAAAACAGAAAG GCAGTGACCATGGCATCAAAGCGCATGGAGATGGTTGGTTGCTAACTGTTGCTCTAATTGAGGGGGTTGATCTAGCATCTGTAGATCCAAGCGGGCATTGTGATCCGTATATAGTATTTACTTCCAATGGGAAGACAAGAACCAGCTCCATCAAGTTCCAGAAGTCTAATCCTCAGTGGAATG AAATATTTGAATTCGATGCGATGGCTGATCCTCCTTCTGTACTGaatgttgaagtttttgatttcgATGGACCATTTGATGAGGCTGTTTCATTGGGGCATGCCGAGATCAACTTTGTGAGATCTAATATATCTGATCTAGCGGATGTTTGGGTTACTCTTCAAGGGAAGCTGGCTCAGGCTTGTCAATCCAAGCTGCACTTGAGGATTTTCTTGGATCATACAGGAGGTGGAGATGTTGTTAGAGACTATTTAAATAAGATGGAGAAAGAGGTGGGCAAGAAG ATTAATGTGCGGTCTCCTCAAACAAATTCAGCCTTTCAGAAGCTCTTTGGTCTCCCACAAGAAGAATTTTTAATCAATGACTTTACATGTCACTTAAAGCGGAAAATGCCTTTGCAG GGTCGTCTTTTCCTCTCTGCAAGAATTGTTGGCTTTTATGCAAGCCTTTTtggtaacaaaacaaaattctttttcCTGTGGGAAGATATAGAGGAAATTCAAGTGCTTCCTCCCACTCTTGCCTCAATGGGGAGTCCTATTATCGTCATGACTCTTAGACCAGGTAGAGGTAAGGAAGCACGGATAGGCGCAAAGACACATGATGAAGAAGACAGACTTAAGTTCCATTTCCACTCATTTGTGTCTTTCAATGTTGCACAAAAGTAA
- the LOC104754462 gene encoding omega-hydroxypalmitate O-feruloyl transferase-like — protein sequence MCIQELHFSHLHVPVTINQKFLVHPSSPTPANQSPHHSLYLSNLDDIIGARVFTPSVYFYRSTNTRESLVLKRLRDALAEVLVPYYPLSGRLREVENGKLEVFFGEDQGALMVSANSSMALADLGDLTVPNPAWLPLIFRNPEEEAYKILEMPLLIAQVTFFTCGGFSLGIRLCHCICDGFGAMQFLGSWAATAKIGKLITDPEPVWDRETFKPRNPPMVKYPHYEYLPIEERSNLTNSLWDMEPLQKCYRLSKQFQCRVKSTAQAQDSSLVCTTFDAMAAHIWRSWVRALDVEPLDYNLRLTFSVNVRTRLKDLNLRKGFYGNVVCLACAMSSVDSLINDSLAKTTRLVQEARLRVSEDYLRSMVDYVEVNRPKRLEFGGKLTITQWTRFEMYETADFGWGKPVYAGPIDLRPTPQVCVLLPQGGVESANDEQSMVVCLCLPPSAVHNFTRILSLNDCTQISQ from the coding sequence ATGTGCATCCAAGAACTTCATTTCTCTCATCTCCATGTCCCAGTCACCATCAACCAGAAATTTCTTGTACATCCATCAAGTCCAACACCTGCAAATCAATCTCCTCACCATAGTCTCTATCTATCAAACCTAGATGATATAATCGGAGCACGAGTTTTCACTCCCTCCGTGTATTTCTATCGATCAACCAATACTCGAGAATCTTTGGTACTGAAACGGCTTCGAGATGCTCTCGCTGAGGTTTTAGTACCGTATTATCCACTCTCCGGTAGGCTAAGGGAAGTTGAAAATGGCAAACTGGAAGTTTTCTTTGGAGAAGATCAAGGTGCGTTAATGGTGTCTGCGAATTCTTCAATGGCTTTAGCTGATCTTGGAGATCTCACAGTGCCAAATCCAGCTTGGTTGCCATTAATCTTTCGAAAtcctgaagaagaagcttacaaGATCCTCGAAATGCCTTTACTTATAGCTCAAGTAACGTTTTTCACATGCGGTGGATTTAGCCTTGGAATAAGACTTTGCCATTGCATCTGCGATGGATTTGGAGCTATGCAGTTTCTTGGCTCGTGGGCAGCTACTGCGAAAATCGGTAAATTGATCACAGATCCTGAACCGGTTTGGGATAGAGAGACTTTCAAACCAAGAAACCCGCCAATGGTGAAATACCCACATTATGAATATCTTCCAATTGAAGAACGATCAAATTTGACGAACTCTTTGTGGGATATGGAGCCACTGCAGAAATGTTACAGGCTAAGCAAACAGTTTCAGTGTCGGGTTAAAAGCACTGCTCAAGCACAAGACTCAAGCTTAGTATGCACTACGTTTGATGCAATGGCTGCACACATATGGAGATCATGGGTCAGAGCACTTGATGTGGAGCCACTGGATTACAATCTCAGGCTCACGTTTTCGGTCAACGTAAGAACAAGACTGAAAGACCTAAACTTAAGAAAAGGGTTTTACGGCAATGTTGTATGTTTGGCCTGTGCTATGAGCAGTGTTGACAGTCTTATTAACGATTCTTTAGCTAAGACAACACGTTTGGTTCAGGAGGCGAGACTTAGGGTTTCAGAGGATTACTTACGGTCTATGGTGGATTACGTTGAGGTAAATAGGCCAAAGAGGTTAGAGTTTGGTGGGAAGCTAACGATAACGCAGTGGACCCGGTTTGAAATGTATGAGACTGCGGATTTTGGATGGGGTAAACCTGTTTATGCAGGACCAATTGACTTGAGGCCTACACCGCAGGTTTGTGTGTTGTTGCCTCAAGGAGGAGTTGAGTCGGCTAATGATGAACAAAGCATGGTGGTTTGCCTTTGCTTGCCTCCTTCTGCTGTTCATAATTTCACTCGGATTCTATCTTTAAATGATTGTACACAAATAAGTCAATGA